One genomic segment of Mangifera indica cultivar Alphonso chromosome 6, CATAS_Mindica_2.1, whole genome shotgun sequence includes these proteins:
- the LOC123218308 gene encoding thioredoxin-like protein CXXS1: MEGQDEQTKSRVVKVDSVESWDLFVSQANNQGCPIVVHFSASWCMPSVAMNSFFEEVAAAYPDVLFLCVDVDDLKDVAAKLEVKAMPTFVLMRVGNVVDKLVGANPEEIKKRIESFVKSIRVSVA, translated from the exons atgGAAGGACAAGATGAGCAAACCAAGTCTAGAGTTGTGAAAGTTGACTCAGTTGAGTCTTGGGATTTATTTGTTTCCCAAGCCAACAATCAAGGCTGCCCT ATTGTTGTCCACTTTAGTGCTTCATGGTGCATGCCTTCTGTGGCCATGAATTCGTTTTTCGAAGAAGTCGCAGCAGCTTATCCTGATGTTCTGTTTCTCTGTGTTGATGTTGATGATCTTAAg GATGTGGCTGCTAAACTGGAGGTAAAGGCGATGCCGACATTTGTGCTGATGAGAGTAGGTAATGTAGTTGACAAGCTGGTGGGTGCGAATCCAGAAGAGATAAAGAAAAGGATTGAGAGCTTTGTTAAGTCCATTCGGGTATCGGTGGCCTAG
- the LOC123218006 gene encoding sulfite exporter TauE/SafE family protein 2-like isoform X2: protein MNFCKTRTHNFFTCLTLFLANFVRLSQSYAKKTQLEDTLHVNHFLNKIQQWSSHQVTASTVIAGLLCFIAASISRAGGIGGGGLFIPILTLVAGLELKTATSFSAFMVTGGSTANVMYNILVTSSRFGGKIVTDYDIALLSQPCMLLGVNIGVICNRVFPEWLVTTLFAVFLAWSTFKTCRNGFFHWKSESESVNRCGVLRDESYDEISKGPLLNKEEINNKVKFPRIKLGVLVMIWLSFFVLYLLRGNRYGQERDIEDIISSGPSKKLIFPFMALMAGIMGGLFGIGGGMLISPLLLHVGIPPEVTATTCSFMVFFSSTMSAFQYLLLGMKDIYTALIFAIICFIGSLVGLLVIKRAIQKFGRASLIVFSVSIVLTLSAILMTSFGALNVWRDYTSGKYMGFKLPC, encoded by the exons ATGAATTTCTGTAAAACTAGAACTCACAATTTCTTTACATGTCTGACACTTTTTCTAGCCAACTTTGTAAGATTAAGCCAATCCTATGCTAAAAAAACACAACTTGAGGATACCCTTCACGTTAATCACTTTCTGAACAAAATTCAACAATGGAGCAGTCATCAAGTTACAGCATCAACTGTGATAGCAGGACTTCTATGTTTCATAGCTGCTTCTATATCACGTGCCGGTGGGATTGGTGGCGGGGGACTTTTTATACCAATATTAACTTTAGTCGCTGGTTTAGAACTTAAAACTGCCACAAGTTTCTCAGCTTTTATGGTCACTGGTGGTTCAACTGCAAACGTTATGTACAATATTTTAGTTACGAGTTCGAGATTTGGTGGTAAGATTGTGACTGATTATGATATAGCACTTTTATCACAGCCATGCATGTTACTTGGAGTGAATATTGGAGTTATTTGCAATCGGGTTTTCCCGGAGTGGCTGGTTACTACTTTGTTTGCTGTTTTCCTTGCGTGGTCTACGTTCAAGACTTGTAGAAATGGGTTCTTCCATTGGAAATCTGAATCAGAAAGTGTTAATAGATGTGGGGTATTGAGGGATGAGAGTTATGATGAAATCAGCAAAGGACCTTTGTTGAACAAGGAAGAAATCAACAACAAAGTGAAGTTTCCACGCATTAAACTTGGTGTCTTAGTTATGATCTggctttctttctttgttctcTATCTTCTTCGCGGCAATCGTTATGGACAG GAGAGGGATATAGAAGATATAATTAGCAGTGGACCATCAAAGAAGCTTATTTTCCCGTTCATGGCACTAATGGCTGGGATCATGGGGGGACTTTTTGGAATTGGAGGTGGTATGCTTATAAGCCCACTTCTTCTTCATGTTGGGATACCACCTGAG GTAACAGCCACGACTTGTTCATTCATGGTTTTCTTCTCATCTACAATGTCAGCATTCCAGTACTTGCTACTGGGCATGAAGGACATATACACTGCCCTCATTTTTGCCATCATTTGTTTTATTGGATCACTTGTTGGATTGCTGGTGATAAAGAGAGCTATACAGAAATTCGGAAGGGCTTCCTTGATTGTATTTTCAGTCAGTATAGTTTTGACTTTAAGTGCAATTTTGATGACCAGCTTTGGAGCTCTCAATGTTTGGAGAGATTACACATCTGGGAAATATATGGGGTTCAAACTACCCTGTTAG
- the LOC123218006 gene encoding sulfite exporter TauE/SafE family protein 5-like isoform X1, with product MNFCKTRTHNFFTCLTLFLANFVRLSQSYAKKTQLEDTLHVNHFLNKIQQWSSHQVTASTVIAGLLCFIAASISRAGGIGGGGLFIPILTLVAGLELKTATSFSAFMVTGGSTANVMYNILVTSSRFGGKIVTDYDIALLSQPCMLLGVNIGVICNRVFPEWLVTTLFAVFLAWSTFKTCRNGFFHWKSESESVNRCGVLRDESYDEISKGPLLNKEEINNKVKFPRIKLGVLVMIWLSFFVLYLLRGNRYGQGIITIKPCGVGYWIISSLQIPVAIVFTTWILCRKECNQNKAPNHQERDIEDIISSGPSKKLIFPFMALMAGIMGGLFGIGGGMLISPLLLHVGIPPEVTATTCSFMVFFSSTMSAFQYLLLGMKDIYTALIFAIICFIGSLVGLLVIKRAIQKFGRASLIVFSVSIVLTLSAILMTSFGALNVWRDYTSGKYMGFKLPC from the exons ATGAATTTCTGTAAAACTAGAACTCACAATTTCTTTACATGTCTGACACTTTTTCTAGCCAACTTTGTAAGATTAAGCCAATCCTATGCTAAAAAAACACAACTTGAGGATACCCTTCACGTTAATCACTTTCTGAACAAAATTCAACAATGGAGCAGTCATCAAGTTACAGCATCAACTGTGATAGCAGGACTTCTATGTTTCATAGCTGCTTCTATATCACGTGCCGGTGGGATTGGTGGCGGGGGACTTTTTATACCAATATTAACTTTAGTCGCTGGTTTAGAACTTAAAACTGCCACAAGTTTCTCAGCTTTTATGGTCACTGGTGGTTCAACTGCAAACGTTATGTACAATATTTTAGTTACGAGTTCGAGATTTGGTGGTAAGATTGTGACTGATTATGATATAGCACTTTTATCACAGCCATGCATGTTACTTGGAGTGAATATTGGAGTTATTTGCAATCGGGTTTTCCCGGAGTGGCTGGTTACTACTTTGTTTGCTGTTTTCCTTGCGTGGTCTACGTTCAAGACTTGTAGAAATGGGTTCTTCCATTGGAAATCTGAATCAGAAAGTGTTAATAGATGTGGGGTATTGAGGGATGAGAGTTATGATGAAATCAGCAAAGGACCTTTGTTGAACAAGGAAGAAATCAACAACAAAGTGAAGTTTCCACGCATTAAACTTGGTGTCTTAGTTATGATCTggctttctttctttgttctcTATCTTCTTCGCGGCAATCGTTATGGACAG GGCATTATAACAATAAAGCCTTGTGGAGTGGGATATTGGATTATTTCCTCACTTCAAATTCCTGTTGCTATAGTTTTTACAACATGGATCCTGTGCAGAAAAGAGTGCAACCAAAATAAAGCTCCGAACCATCAG GAGAGGGATATAGAAGATATAATTAGCAGTGGACCATCAAAGAAGCTTATTTTCCCGTTCATGGCACTAATGGCTGGGATCATGGGGGGACTTTTTGGAATTGGAGGTGGTATGCTTATAAGCCCACTTCTTCTTCATGTTGGGATACCACCTGAG GTAACAGCCACGACTTGTTCATTCATGGTTTTCTTCTCATCTACAATGTCAGCATTCCAGTACTTGCTACTGGGCATGAAGGACATATACACTGCCCTCATTTTTGCCATCATTTGTTTTATTGGATCACTTGTTGGATTGCTGGTGATAAAGAGAGCTATACAGAAATTCGGAAGGGCTTCCTTGATTGTATTTTCAGTCAGTATAGTTTTGACTTTAAGTGCAATTTTGATGACCAGCTTTGGAGCTCTCAATGTTTGGAGAGATTACACATCTGGGAAATATATGGGGTTCAAACTACCCTGTTAG